Part of the Imperialibacter roseus genome, AAACCCATCTGTACCTTAAGGATGCCGGCAGCGACCCCATAAAAAAGGCGGGCACCATCAGGGAAATTGTGGGTAGCATTGCGAAGATACCTGATGCCATTAAGCGGCTTGTTTTTGCCAGGGAGTGCAGCCAGCTAATGGACATGGATGAGGCTGTGATCGTTGCTGAGATGAACAAAATGCTTATCGAGCAGGGCCAGCAGCAGCAAAAGGAGAGGGAACGGCAGCAAACCAGGCAGCGGCTGGATCTCGACAACTCCGGTTCAGCAACTGAGAGTTCACCTGATGCGGCTATTTCAACGCTCGAAAAGCCGGAGGTTGATCCAAAAATGATACAGGAAAGGGAAAGCCTGAGGCTTCTGCTCAACTATGGTCAATTCGTGATAAAAGGAACCGAGGAAGTAGATCAGTTGCTCGCCGATTACTTTCTGCATGAGACAGACGAGGTGCATTTCAGTCACCCTGTGTATGCGCAAATCCTCGATATGTTTAAGAACAAGCTGGTGGATGGAGACGTGATAGATGCGGACTATGTGTTGAAGCATGGCACCGAACCAATGAAGAAAGAAGTGATCGATTTGATTACTGAGCGGCATGAGGTGAGCCATCATTGGACTGAGAAGTTCGACATCAAAGTAAACAGTGAAAGAAACGACCTGAAAGGTGCCACCTATGCCAATATTGTCAGGCTTAAGCTTCGGACAGTCAGGGCAGTGATCAAAGAGAATCTAGACAAATTGAAAACTGCAGAAACTGAGGCCGAGCAGGTGGAGATAATGGAGCACCATGAGGCGCTCAAGAAGGTGGAAATGGGTTTAGCTGGAATCCTTGGTGTTGTCACCGTCGGTTAAGGCCCTGAGGAGGTTCTTATTTGTCAGTATGCATAATTAAATGAACCTTTGCGGAATACTTTTGATTTTAAGAGTGTTAAAAAAAAAGTAGACACCCCCAGGGAGGGTGCAATTAGCACAATGCAAGAAGAAATACAACTCGACAAAATTGAAGACGCCATTGAGGCGATAAAAAAGGGCGAAATCATCATCGTAGTTGACGATGAGGATAGAGAAAACGAAGGCGATTTTATATGTGCTGCGGAAACTGTCACTCCTGAAATTATCAATTTTATGGCTACGCATGGCAGAGGGTTGATTTGTGTGCCCTTAGTGGAGGAGCGATGCGAAGAGCTGGGGCTGGAGCTGATGGTTGGCAAAAATACGGCCCTTCATGAAACTCCTTTTACTGTTTCTGTCGATCTGAGAGGGAGAGGAGTAACAACTGGCATTTCGGCCAAAGACAGGTCGGTGACTATTCAGGCCCTGGTTGACCCCAATGCATCGCCAGAAGAATTTGGCAAACCCGGTCATATTTTCCCGCTTAAGGCTAAGAAAGGCGGCGTTCTGCGCCGTTCAGGTCACACAGAAGCTGCTATTGACTTTGCCAGGTTAGCGGGGCTTTACCCTGCCGGCGTGTTGGTTGAAATCATGAATGAGGATGGCTCAATGGCCCGCCTTCCGGACCTGAAAAAAGTGGCGGAAAGGTTCAACCTCAAACTTGTTTCTATTAAAGACCTGATCACTTACCGCCTTGATAAAGAGTCTCTGATCGAAAAACTGGTAGATGTGAAAATGCCTACAGAATATGGCAGCTTTCAGCTTCATGCGTATAAGCAGAAAAATACCGGCGAGCAGCATTTAGCACTCGTGAAAGGAACCTGGGAGCCAGGCGAGCCGGTCCTGGTAAGGGTACACTCTTCCTGCGTGACGGGCGATATATTCGGCTCTCACAGGTGTGATTGTGGTGAGCAGCTTCATAATGCCATGACAATGGTGGAGAAGGAGGGTAAAGGCGTTGTATTGTATATGAATCAGGAAGGTCGTGGGATAGGGCTGGAGGCGAAACTGAGGGCCTACAAGCTTCAGGAGGAAGGAATGGATACCGTAGAAGCTAACCTTCACCTGGGATATAAAATGGATGAAAGAGATTATGGCGTTGGTGCGCAGATACTGCGAGATCTTGGTATCAGCAAACTACGGTTGATCACGAATAACCCCAAGAAAAGAGCGGGTTTGCTGGGATATGGCCTGGAAATTGTAGACAACCTGGCAATAGAGGTGGCTCCTAATGAGTTTAATGAGAAGTACCTCACAACCAAACGGGACAAAATGGGTCATATGATTTTGAAAGAGAAATAGTGGGTCTTTTGCCTGGGAAATGTAATATTGTAGTATGAGGAGGATGGGAAAGTACTCGGTTTTTTTTGTTTTTTTATTTTCTCTTTTAGCAAGTGGTTCAGCCTATGCTCAATATTTCCCTTCTGAGTATTGGCACGATGGCTGGATAGTGAATGATGATGCCGACACCCTGAGAGGAGAGATCAAATATGATCTGCCGAATGATTTAGTTCAGGTAAGAAACCGGGATCGGATCAACACCTTCTCCAGCCGCAAAATTGTCTACATAGAATTTTACGACAAGACAACCGAAAATTACAGACAGTTTTATTCGCTGCCCTATGCAGTTAACTACGACTACAAGGTGCCGATGCTCTTCGAGTTATTGTACGAGGGAGAGTTGTCTTTATTGACCAGAGAGTCAATTATTCAGGAAACTGTGCCGTCTGTACAGAGTTATTCCTTTAGTGGCTATAATCAAACAAGGCAAAGACTTGACTATAGTTTCTATTTCCTTGATAAAAAAGGTAATATCAGACTGTACAACGGGAAAAAACCTGAGCTTCAGGATGCTATGCGTGACAGGTGGTCGGAAGTAAAGCCCTTCATGAAAAAGAATCATTTATCGCCAGATAAAATCCGGGATCTTGTGCGTATCGTAGCTTTTTACAATTCGGTGAAATAATTAACAATGGCAAAAAAGAAACCCCTCATTCTCGTTTCCAACGACGATGGCATAACCAGTCGTGGCATTAGGAAGCTAGTAGAACTGATGAAAACACTTGGTGAGGTAATTGTGGTAGCACCCGACAGCCCCCAATCAGGGATGGGGCATGCCATCACCATCGGCGACACCTTGAGGCTGGATACGGACGATATTTTTGGCGATGTAAAAGCTTATAAATGCAGCGGCACACCTGCCGACTGTGTGAAAATTGGCAAGCACTATATATTGAAAGATATTCGCCCGGATCTGGTAGTTAGCGGAATCAATCATGGAAGCAACACGTCCATTAGTGTGCTGTATTCTGGCACTATGTCAGCGGCTATAGAGGCGGCTATGGAAGGATTGCCGGCCATCGGGTTCTCGCTATGTGATTATTCACAGGAGGCAGATTTTTCTCATGTGGACGAATTCATTCTAAAAATAGCAAAGCAGGCCCTTGAGAAAGGTATTCCGAAAGGAGTAGCGTTGAACGTGAATATTCCACCAAAGAGAAACGAGGCAATAAAAGGCATCAAAATGTGCCGCCAGGCAAATGCCAAATGGCAGGAGGAGTTCGACTTGCGCCACGACCCGTATGGTCGTCAGTATTTTTGGATGGCGGGCAATTTTGTGAACTTCGACAAGGGCGAGGACAACGACGAATGGGCCATTGCCAACAATTACATTTCTATTGTGCCTTGTCAGTACGACCTGACAGCCCATCATGCGTTGCCTATCCTTAACGACGAATGGGATTTCTAATCCTCTGATTCAGGCACCGCAACCACCGGCGGGTGGAAGAAGTTAAGCTTGTATTTCAAAAATAGATTGACAGCCGGCACTCCGTTGCCAACCGTCTTTCCGTAGCCTGGTACAATGAGTACGTCTGGATCGCCAGGGTTATCAATGCTGATCAAATGCCGGTAAGATACCCTGAATCCCAGCCAAAAATTGCCTCTGAAGTTTCCTTCCGATTGAATGGAAAGCTCCAGCCAGCTTGCCTTAAGGCCACCACGTGCAAAAGCTCTTTCGTATGGTTCAAATAAACTAGAGGCACTTTCTATGGTGGTAACGCCTGAATCTTCAAAAGACGCCATACCGTATTGAGCTCCCAGCAATAATTTATTTTTAGGGTTGATGGCTAATTGGTAGAACAAGCCAGGTTTTATATACGTGCCGGTGGCATTGTAGTCAGAGTTTTTGTAGGCTCCCGTTGGGTTGATGCTGCCATAGCCATAGCTGATGCTGCCCACATACCTGTTTTCAAACACTGCCTGTATGCCTCCCTCGGCTTTGCTTTCGAAAGGAGCGGGCAAAGTCAGCAGCTTCCCGTAGTCGAGCAGAAGGTGCAACTCAGTTAGAAAAGGATAATCGGTGGTGTCCTTTATCCTGGCAGGTTTAGGCTCCTCTTCTTCATCGTCCTCGTCGTCAATGGCGGGAGGATTCGGTTTGGCGGTCTTGGTTGTATCAGCCAGGCCTTCCGGATTCACCCGTGTTCTTGGTGGTTTTGGCCGGCCAATATCCTGGCTGTAAGCCGACAGGCTGACCAGCACAAATAGCAACAATATGGCAGCCTTAGAAATAGACATTGATGGTAGTTTTTGTGCTCAGGCAAGGGTCAGGCAACGCTTTGCAGTATACTTTCACACTGTCAAATGAAAACTTGTCGTCGGTTCTTTCAATGTTGGTGCCAATAAGCCTGGTGTAGCTCCTGGCAGTAAGGTCTTCAACAAACGAATAAGTAAGCTCCATGCTATCCACTTTGCCGGCAATTTCGAAATAATATACTTGACTGGATGTATTCATGTTTAGTGGCAGACTGAAGATGTTGGCACTATCTGAATACGAAACTTTGTTGCCATTGGCTGTGATGCTGGTGATCAAAATTGTGCCCTTGTTGATAGCCGCCGCTGTTTTAGTGAGCGGTGTCTTTGCTGCGGCAAGGGCGGCTTGTTCTGTGGTAATCTCCGTTTGCCTGGCCCTGGCTTCTGCGATCGCTGCCTGCACTGAATCTCTTTCCGGTATCAAATCATTGTTGCCTTCGGTAATTTGCTTGTTGAGGGAAGTTAGCGAGGTGTTGAGTGCCGAAAGCTGAGTAGTAAGGGCTGTCTTTTCCGTAGTTAAATGTTTCACGGCGGTGTCGATTGCTGCAATGGCCGAATTAATTTTTTGCAGACTGTCGATGTTGAAAAACCTGACTTTCACCGCTGGCTCTTTTTCATAGGGCTCTACTTCTCCAAGACAAGACAACAGCAAGGTACCTGTCAATAGGAAAAGAAGAATTTGCCAATGGTTTGTTTTTTTGCCCAACTTCATAGTTACTGCGGATCGACATCAAAAATAACGGATGTCTGGCGGAATATTTTATCCTGTTGCAATTCTTCCATCTTTTGAGTCAGGAATTCTTTGGCCTTAGGGATAGAAATACCACCTTTTTCCAACTTGATGGTAATTTCCTGATGGTATTGATTTCGTATTCTTGCTATTAACGGTTCCTGGGGGCCAAGTATTCTGTGGCCTCCCAACGAAGTTTGAATACTTTTTAAATAGTGATTGGCGGTTTCCCAAACCAACTGCTTGTCCTGGTTGCGGAAAAGCACCCGTATCATTCGCACAAATGGTGGGTAATGAAAGCTTTCCCTCTCCAAAATCTCCATCTGGTAGAATCGCTTGTAGTCGTTGGTTCGTACTAAATGAAAGACAGGCTGCTCGGGGTTGTTGGTCTGAATGATCACTTTGCCGTTGTTTGATCGACGTCCAGCCCGGCCGCTTACCTGTGTCATCATTTGAAAGGCCCGCTCATGTGAACGAAAATCAGGAAAATGAATGATGCGGTCGATGTCCAAAATGCCGACCAACTCTACATGGTCAAAGTCGAGGCCTTTGGTGATCATTTGTGTGCCTACCAGCACATCTATTTCACCATTTTCAAAGTTTTCGATGAGCTGTTCGTAAGTACTTCTCGTGCGGGTCGTGTCGTAGTCCATTCGGCTGATGCGGCCGGTAGGAAGCAACACCTTTAAATCATCTTCCAGCTTTTCTGTACCGAAACCTATGGTTTTAATTTTGGCCGAACCGCACGCCTCACAATGCGATGGAAGGGGTTCACGGAAACCACAGTAGTGGCAGAGCAGCTCCTGCCGGTACATGTGATACGTTAAGCTCACCGAGCAGTTAGCACACTTGGGTATGTGGGCACAGTCTTCGCAGTGAAGATAGGGCGCATAGCCTCTCCTGTTTTGAAAGAGGATGACCTGCTTGTTTTCTTCCAGCGTTTGCTCAATGGCCTGCAGCAATCCCGGCGACAAGTCGCCGTGCATTCGTTTTTTCTTTCGCTCATCTTTCAGGTCAATGAGGGCAGTTTCCGGCATTTGCACTTCACCAAACCGGGTTTCCAATGCTACCAGTCCGTACTTTTCATACACGGCGTTGTAGTAGCTCTCAACAGACGGTGTGGCCGAACCTAACAAGATTTTGGCATGGTGAATCTGCCCCAGCATAATGGCCGTGTCACGGGCGTGGTAGCGGGGCGCAGGGTCATATTGCTTGTACGACGACTCATGCTCCTCATCGATGATGATGAGAGAAAGATTGTTGAAGGGCAGAAAAACTGATGACCGCACGCCCACGACAATCGGGAATCGGCCGGAAAGCACACCGTTCCAAACTTCGACTCTCTCATTGTCGGAGTACTTGGAATGATAAATGCCGATTTTGTCGCCAAATACTTTTTTCAGACGCCGGAGTATTTGGGCCGTAAGCGCAATTTCGGGAAGCAAATACAGCGCCTGAGCTCCTTCGTCAAGCACTTGCTGGAGCAGGCGAATGTAGATCTCTGTTTTGCCGCTGCCGGTAACGCCATGGAGCAGCACCGTCGATTTTTTCTCGAAGAGGCCATGGATTTCGGATAGTTTCTCTTCCTGTAGTGACGTTAGCTCAGGAATAACCGCTTCCTTCTTTTTTGGCTCGCCAAATCGTGAAATTACCTTATCAAACTCTTCGAAAACCCCATTTTTTACCAAAGTGCCAAGCGATGAAGTAGAAAGGCCTGTTGAAAGGAATTCTCCTTTGGAGAGCCCCAGTTGGTTTCTTTCTTTCAGTTCATTCACAGGCACTTCTCTCAGGTATTTCATTACCAGCTCAAGTTGTTTTTCTTTCTTTTCGAGCTTTTGAAAGAGTGCTTCCAGTGCCAATAGGTCATTCTCCAGAGATGCTTGCAGCCGCACCCGCCTTTCTTTTTTAGGCTTGTACTTTTCAATGAGCTGCTCAAAAATCAGGATCGCTCCTTTGGCTGATAGCGATTTGATAAGGTGGTAGATGTTTTTAACGCCGGTGATCTGCGAAATCTCGTCATAGCTCAGGTGCTCTTTTTCTTCCAGGGCTTCTACCACCTTCCATTCTGAGTCGGAATAGGTGTGATTGCCGTCATCCGGGTCAAAGTCCGGGTGCTTCTGCACCATCGATTTGCTGCTGAGTTTTAGTCCTGATGGTAGGGCAGCATTTAGTACTTCACCGGGTGTGCACATGTAGTAGCTGGCCATCCACTGAATGAGCTGGAGCTGCTGGTCAACAATTACTGGCTGGTCGTCCAGCACGTCCAGAATTTCTCGGGCTTCATAGTTTTCCGGTTTGGTTCCATGAGTTTGGACAATAACACCGGTTAGTACTTTCTTTTGCCCAAAAGGCACAATCACTCTTCTGCCAGCCTCGGCTTTATCGACATGCTCCGCCGTTACCTCGTAGGTAAATAACCTGGGGATAGGCACAGGAAGGAGGATGTCGGCGAAGGATGCCATCAAATATTTACGAATGGATTTACTATCGTGAGTGACTCGTCAATGACCTGGCCGTTTTGTAAATCTTCGGAGTAAAGCAACGTGCAATCAGACTCAATTGCTGAGGCAATAATAAGGCTATCGAAAAAAGAAAATTTATATCTGGCCGCTAGTTGACATCCCTTTAGAATTGTAGTGTCAGTATTTGTGAAAACCATGTTGTTTTGGCAACATTCGATAATGGCTTTTTGAGCATCATCAAAGCTGAACTGAAATTTCCGAGTGATGATATTTGTGAATTCCTGAAGTACCTGCGTACTAATGATTGAGTTGAAGTTGGTGATCAAATTTCTTGAGGCCGTTTGTTTCTCTATTTCATTTTTAGAGTAAGCGTATATTAAAATATTGCTGTCTAGAAATATCTTATCGTTCATTGGCTTCATTACGGTCAAATCTGAAACCGGCAGTGTCAATGGAAATTGCTGAGAACGAAACTTTCTTGGGTATTGTCTTTTCTCTCTCTACTCCTTCATTTTTCCTGAAGGCAATTACTTCTACTTCTGTACCAACATAATCGGCTGGTACTTCGATTGAAACCTGCTGCTTTTTGGGGATTAAACTGGTTCTTACCATAGTTTTAGTTCATTTGCCTGCTTATCAAAGATAGCCAAAATACTCCAAATAGTGAGTTGCTGACCTAATCTTCCGATTAAACAATCAACGACAAAGCTTCTTTTATCGTGCCCACCGGTCGCTGGCAGGCTCGGTTATAACAAACGTAAACCGTAGCCTTTTCATTCACCATCTTTTTGTCAACCAGCATCGGTAATGCGTCCGTTTCCTTTTCTGAAACTGCCACCACCTTGTTAGGTAGGTAGGTCTGTTGTAGCTCACCTGCAAGCTTGCCTGCACCAGGTCCTACTATGGCAATTTCCGCTGTGGGTTTGGCCAGCTGACCTGCCATCATGGCCCAGTTGGTGAGGTAGTCGGGCTCCGTGAGTATCAACAACTTTAGTCTGGCGGTCATTTCCTCAGCAAGTGTAAGGTAGTCGTTGTTTTCAAAGTAAAGCCCCAGCTTGTGCAGGTTGTGCGCCATTATCGAATTGGTGGAGGGAATCACGTTGTCAAATACTTCCTTCTTTCGGGCAATCAGTTTTTCTCCCTTGCTTGAGGTGTAATAGAAAAGTCGTTCTTCGTTATCAAAGAACTCTTCCATCACTTTGCTGGACAGCAAATAGGCAAACTGAAGCCATTCCCGATCAAAGCTGGCTTCATACAGCTTGATGAGGCCGTCAACGGTAGCAGCATAGTCTTCCAGATAGCCATAAAGTTTGGCTTCACCATTTTTGTAGGTACGATGCAGTACGCCGCTGTGCCACGCTTTGCTTTTGATAAACGAAGCGCAATTGAAAGCAAGCTTGCCAAATTTATCTTCTTTGAAAACAATCGCCGCATCTGCCAGCCCTTTGATCAAGAGCCCGTTCCATCCGGTGAGAATTTTATCGTCTAAACCAGGCCTTACCCGAGACGCTCTGACTTGCATGGCTCGCTCATTGAAGGCAGCCAGGGCTTGCTTAGCCTGAGCTATCGGCAATTGATGCCTGCCGCCCACCGTTTCGATGGCATCGGTAACAAACAAGATATTTCTGCCGTGCTCCCAGTTGCCATTCTCTGAGATATTGTAATAGTCTTTGATAAATTCCTTTTGATCTCCTGCTATTGCTTCAAACTCAGGTTGCGTCCAGATGTAGAACTTGCCTTCCACGCCCTCACTGTCGGCATCGAGGGCAGCATAGAAGCCACCTTCTTCGTGCAGCATTTCTCGCTCCAGCCATTTCACTGTTTGATACACCACCTCTTTGAATAGCGGATTTTCCGTCACCTGATAAGCTTCCGAATACAAAGAGAGGAGCTGGGCGTTGTCGTACAGCATTTTCTCAAAGTGAGGAGCAAACCATTCGCCATCCACCGAGTAGCGAGCAAAGCCACCGCCGGCCTGATCGTAGATGCCCCCCTGAGCCATTTTGATGAGTGTGAAATGCACGTGATCAACCAGTTGCTGGCTGTTGGTAGCATGCCCATGACGCAGCAGGAACAGCCAAATGCTGGGCATGGGGAATTTAGGTGCTTTTTGCAGGCCTCCCCAAATGGTATCAAACTTTGGGAGCAATCTGCCAGCTGCAGAACTGATTTCCGCAAGAGAAAAGCTGCTTTCCGGCGAAGAAAGGCTGAACTGTTCCAGCACACTACCACCAAGGTGGTCAGCGAACTTCTCAGCTGAGTCTTCCAGCTCCTGGCGTTGCTTGATAAATGCCTCAGCTATGTTTTCGAGTAGACCAGCCCAGTTCTTCGCAGGGAAATAGGTGCCGCCGTAGAAGGGTTTTTGCTCCGGCGTAAGAAACACATTGAGGGGCCAGCCGCCGTTCAGCCCCATGGCTTGCACGGCGTCCATGTACACCTGGTCCACATCGGGCCGTTCCTCCCGGTCGACTTTGATGCACACATAGTGGTCGTTCATGAGCTGGGCGATGGCTTCGTTTTCAAACGACTCATGTTCCATCACGTGACACCAATGGCAGGCAGAGTAACCTATACTGAGAATAATAGGCTTGTCTTCCTTCAATGCCTTGTCCAGCGCTTCTTCTCCCCAGGGCTGCCAGTCGACGGGGTTGAAGGCGTGTTGTAGCAGGTAGGGGCTTGTTTCACTGATCAGCTTGTTGGGCTGCGGGCCTTTGGTCATAGAATTTCCTTTTTCAGGGCTTGTATCTCTTGTTCTAAATTCAATTGGCTACTCAATTGTTCCATTTCTTCCATCGTCTTTTTCAAAAAAGCCTGATGGTGTGCCGAAGCCGGGTGAAAAGGCTTGTGTTCAAGGTTTCTTTTCAACTTCTGCCACTTAAGAATCAGCTGCCTGGTGGGCTCATCGAAGTAAGCTCCGGAGAACTTTTCCCAGATATAGTCGTGCGCTGTTTCGTTGGGGTGGATCATGTCCTTCTCGTAGAAGCGATAGTCCCGCAGGTCGTCCATCATGACCTCGTAGGAGGGAAAGTAGCTAACCTCAGGGAATGCGGTCATTTCAGCCACCGCCACCCGCAGGATGGACTTACTTTGGCTGTTGACTACAAGTGTGTCTTTGACATGCCGTACGGGGCTAACAGTGACTATCATTTGGATTCCGGAATTAACCTGAAAAAGCTGGTTCCGCACATTTTCGTAGGCTCTGATCACCTCTTTAACCGACAATATCCTTTTTGAAAATTGGCTGGCAGACACTTTGTGGCAATTGGCCACTATTTCTCCTGAGCGTTCGTATACTACGGCCGTGCCTAAAGTAACGATGAGCCATTTTGCATCAGCGAGGGTTTTGGTGGTTTTTTGCTCAAGCTGTTGCACCTCTGCCTGGAGTTCCTCTTTGGTTCCTTTCCCAAACTTTGAATGCAGGTCGAAGTGCTGGTAAATGCCCTGACTTTCAACGATTCCCTCATTTGTAAAACTGGTGTTGCTTGCAGCTTGTGAAAGCAGCTTGAAAATGGAGACAGGATTGTAGACTGTACCAAATGGATTGATGTCGACTGAAAACTTGTTTTCAGCCAGGCGATTGCCCATGACATCAGCAAAGCAGGAGCCCATGGTCAGGATCGAATCCTGATGGGTGATTAAATGCTGATGTGGCGTTGTGCTAATTTCGGTGCGAAACATGTCGCAAAATAAGTAAATAACGTATGGAGAAGCATCGTTATTTAAGATGCATGAATTTTTGTAGATTTAATCTGTTAATACTTTAGTTATGACTGACTACAAACAAATTATTACAATTGAACCAGGGAAGAGAGGAGGCAAGCCGTGTATCCGTGGAATGCGTATTACTGTTAGTGATATTCTTGGTTGGTTGGCTTCAGGGATGACGGTTCAGGAAATATTGGCTGACTTCGACGAACTGACCGAAACGGATATATATGCAGCCTTAAGTTACGCAGCTGATAGGGAGAATAGGATTTATCAGGTGTCCCAATGAAATTCTTGTTCGATCAGAATATCTCTCATAGAATTCTGAAATACCTTCCGATCGAATTTTCCAACGCTACACATGTTAAAAAGGAAGGCCTGATCAATGTTCGGGACAATGCTATTTGGGAATTTGCTAAGGTTAATGGCTATACCATAGTAACACAAGACTCCGATTTCAATGATCTTAATTTACTTTATGGGTTTCCTCCAAAAATAATCTGGATACGCACTGGCAACCTCAAAACACAGATGATAGTAGAGATTTTAACAGAATATCAGCATGAGATTTATCAATTTCTTCAAGATGATAGTTTCGGGTGTTTTGAGATAGTAAGCTTCAGATCAAATAACTAAGTTGACCTAATGCTGAGTGAAAGAGTTACTCAGTTATGAAGGTTTACGCACAAAAAAAGGCGCCTTATGAGCGCCTTTCCTTTATGATTTTGTATTCGGATTATTCACCGACAACATTCACAGTGATCTCGTGCTTCACATTTTTGTGAAGATCAAGCAATACTGTGTGTTCACCAACGTTCTTCACAGCCTCTTTGAAAGTGATTCTCTTACGATCCACTTCAAATCCTTTGTCTTTAAGAGCGTCAGAAATTTGAAGAGCTGTAACAGCACCAAATATTTTGCCGCTTTCGCCAGCCTTGGTGTTGATCGTTACAGTCAAATCGCCGATAGATGCTGCAAGCGCCTGAGCGTCCTGAATGATCTTTTCTGCTTTGTGAGCAGCCTGGCGGATGTTTTCTTCAATTTGCTTCTTATTGGAGTTATTGGCGATAATAGCCAATCCCTGAGGAATCAGGTAGTTACGTCCAAACCCTGGCTTTACAGAAACTGTGTCGTTTTTGTAGCCAACGCCTTTTACGTCTTCTTTTAGTATAATTTCCATGATCCTCGGTGGTTTACTTCAATGAATCAGTTACGTACGGTAGAATAGCAATATGTCTTGCTCTTTTTACCGCCTGGGCTACTTTCTTCTGGAACTTAAGGCTGGTGCCTGTTA contains:
- the rplI gene encoding 50S ribosomal protein L9, with the translated sequence MEIILKEDVKGVGYKNDTVSVKPGFGRNYLIPQGLAIIANNSNKKQIEENIRQAAHKAEKIIQDAQALAASIGDLTVTINTKAGESGKIFGAVTALQISDALKDKGFEVDRKRITFKEAVKNVGEHTVLLDLHKNVKHEITVNVVGE
- a CDS encoding DUF433 domain-containing protein, translating into MTDYKQIITIEPGKRGGKPCIRGMRITVSDILGWLASGMTVQEILADFDELTETDIYAALSYAADRENRIYQVSQ
- a CDS encoding DUF5615 family PIN-like protein, with amino-acid sequence MKFLFDQNISHRILKYLPIEFSNATHVKKEGLINVRDNAIWEFAKVNGYTIVTQDSDFNDLNLLYGFPPKIIWIRTGNLKTQMIVEILTEYQHEIYQFLQDDSFGCFEIVSFRSNN